The following are encoded together in the Macadamia integrifolia cultivar HAES 741 chromosome 10, SCU_Mint_v3, whole genome shotgun sequence genome:
- the LOC122090887 gene encoding uncharacterized protein LOC122090887, protein MSEFCFSISKKTHFSSLLFTDFIIFCSFILSHPLYFSYFLFFSPYLLKLLSFLSPLFITTFLLLLTLSTVFPCILDDKISLETSEYKVGFFLDAYRKVVDKLRSRFDDDGIEFRIFEELEACVVVFNTIGFNVGEREGEEDPFEVVEANFDGKGLQALDIGLGEIEAVTFNKVEENPVEVAQRKCGGDSLECFLQDTDPSEEEKQVEIEAVTKKVEENPVEVTKRKCGGDTLECFLQDTDPAEGKKQVGQKGTVSDKVGENQEESLVVDGGSKPPVNKVNENPFNLSLEYSEEYYSKVSATNVNPELLGSSLGSFGSMRKEKEWKRTLACKLYEERRNVDEEEEEGMDLLWETYEADSGKVKLENKEKKVKSKDKKKQTKKKPEVEYYDDEEEDDMDEQFCCLQALKFSTGKMNLGMGRPNLAKFSKALKGIGWFHQISRHGKKGYN, encoded by the coding sequence atgtCTGAATTCTGTTTCTCAATCTCTAAAAAGACTCATTTTTCTAGTcttctcttcactgatttcatcatcttctgcTCCTTCATACTCTCTCATCCTCTATACTTctcttactttcttttcttctctccttacCTCCTTAAACTCCTCtcatttctttctcctctctttatcACTACCTTTCTCCTACTCCTTACTCTCTCAACTGTCTTCCCCTGCATCTTGGATGACAAAATCTCTCTAGAAACCTCAGAATATAAGGTGGGCTTCTTCCTTGATGCATACCGAAAAGTTGTAGACAAATTACGGTCTAGATTCGACGATGATGGCATCGAATTCAGGATCTTTGAGGAGCTAGAAGCATGTGTGGTGGTGTTCAACACAATTGGCTTCAAtgtaggagaaagagaaggagaagaagacccaTTTGAGGTTGTAGAAGCTAATTTTGATGGGAAAGGCTTACAAGCACTAGACATTGGTTTAGGTGAAATTGAAGCAGTAACTTTTAACAAGGTAGAAGAAAACCCAGTTGAGGTTGCTCAGAGGAAATGTGGAGGAGATAGTCTAGAATGCTTCTTACAGGATACAGATCCATCTGAAGAAGAAAAGCAGGTTGAAATTGAAGCAGTAACTAAAAAGGTAGAAGAAAACCCAGTTGAGGTTACTAAGAGGAAATGTGGAGGAGACACTCTAGAATGCTTCTTACAGGATACAGATCCAGCTGAAGGAAAAAAGCAGGTTGGACAGAAAGGTACTGTGTCAGACAAGGTTGGAGAAAACCAAGAAGAGTCACTAGTCGTGGATGGAGGATCCAAGCCACCTGTTAACAAGGTAAATGAGAACCCATTCAATTTGAGTCTGGAATATAGTGAAGAGTACTACTCAAAAGTGTCTGCCACTAATGTCAATCCAGAGTTACTGGGTTCAAGTCTTGGGAGCTTTGGGTCaatgaggaaagagaaggagtgGAAAAGGACATTGGCATGCAAGCTTTATGAGGAAAGAAGGAatgttgatgaagaagaagaagaagggatggaTTTACTCTGGGAGACTTATGAAGCTGATTCAGGGAAGGTGAAGTTGGAAAACAAggagaagaaagtgaaaagcaaggataagaagaagcaaacaaaaaagaaacctGAAGTTGAGTACtatgatgatgaggaagaagatgatatgGATGAGCAATTCTGCTGCTTACAGGCTTTGAAGTTCTCAACAGGGAAGATGAATTTGGGGATGGGAAGGCCCAACCTTGCCAAGTTTTCCAAGGCCTTGAAGGGAATTGGATGGTTTCACCAGATCAGTCGCCATGGTAAGAAGGGGTACAATTAG
- the LOC122092169 gene encoding uncharacterized protein LOC122092169, with protein sequence MASNDSNRMHGKIPFFDGSNYNFWKIRMEAYLKSQGYEVWLAVKNGYNPPTTDITDKIEMKCEDNAKAMNALLGSLVSNESAKVIGCTTSKDIWDKLKSVHEGDDKIKEAKLQHHRNLFESLKMSEGETIDQFMSKVSAIEESKDLNTMKLDELHGTLIAYEMRMVKSKPIEKEVAFKALKKLKINEDSEQKDSDDELIAYLARKLKKDRGKYKGKLPLKCFNCDGIGHFSSKCPKNDKLSDSEDEDAQESKFKKGKKKFIPKRRNFKKKSLISKKCKSSLEESSKDYNELDDELSETLFMEERKKMKVLEIQLVEKENQISQLNITVEDMTKINDELSVNLSSKAEECTTLEEKLEILKIELEEIQKMNLQEETTPSPSITILKSKGKEIMIQSVEANTPSSSKENENVLDKILSFQRALHMKTGFGYVAQGSSEVVETKGKGTAEISMRFIKEKQRSSQIFYNDGFASVDYQRHRGSWQRQSFKGYYYGCNYYGHRVADCKRQTKPIVLTSKNMFALLSEKSRQRELITVANKAVWVEKKKKAGSKSLIVQTTFKAHSKPSPWVLDSGCSTHMTGDKGKFLSLDSTESGSVKFGNNDGAKIESRGIVKLDRGKIKSNNVLYVSGLMHNLLSVSQIYDNGNEVLFTKEGYVIKKIKNGKIVAQRTRTTGNLYTLLEANEDRCMMGQEDECWLWHRRIGHISFKNLAKLSKKKAVRDLPKIKSPTNHICAPCQKGKQTRATYKSKKHYSSKLLDLIHTDLCGPMRTEAIGGERYFILFIDEYSRMTCVMFLEDKTEALDCFKIFKKKIEPAEQTPEDFYDDATVDDEVQNHIDDEDIDAHEADIVTEKDVGPSFEK encoded by the exons ATGGCATCCAATGATAGTAATCGTATGCATGGAAAGATTCCTTTCTTTGATGGGTCGAATTACAACTTCTGGAAAATCAGGATGGAAGCTTACCTAAAGTCTCAGGGTTATGAAGTTTGGTTAGCAGTGAAGAATGGTTACAACCCCCCCACTACAGATATTACAGATAAAATAGAGATGAAGTGTGAAGATAATGCTAAAGCAATGAATGCACTTTTAGGTTCCCTAGTGAGCAATGAGTCTGCAAAAGTGATCGGTTGCACAACATCAAAGGACATATGGGACAAATTAAAGAGTGTTCATGAGGGAgatgataaaatcaaagaggCGAAGCTGCAACACCATAGGAATTTATTCGAAAGTCTAAAAATGTCTGAGGGAGAGACCATTGATCAGTTTATGAGCAAG GTGTCTGCCATTGAAGAATCTAAAGACTTGAACACAATGAAATTAGATGAACTACATGGAACTCTGATTGCTTATGAGATGAGGATGGTCAAGTCCAAGCCCATAGAAAAGGAAGTTGCCTTCAAAgctttgaagaaattgaaaatcaatgaagataGTGAACAAAAAGATTCCGATGATGAGTTAATAGCTTACTTGGCTAGGAAACTCAAGAAAGATAGAGGTAAATACAAAGGAAAACTTCCTTTGAAGTGTTTCAATTGTGATGGTATAGGGCACTTCTCTTCCAagtgtccaaagaatgataaatTGAGTGACTCTGAGGATGAAGATGCTCAAGAAAGCAagttcaagaaaggaaagaagaaatttattCCTAAAAGAAGAAATTTCAAGAAGAAAAGCTTAATATCAAAGAAGTGCAAGTCTTCTTTAGAGGAGTCATCAAAGGACTATAATGAGTTAGATGATGAGTTATCTGAGACACTATTTATG gaagagaggaagaaaatgaaagttcTAGAGATTCAACTTGTTGAAAAGGAGAACCAGATTAGTCAGTTAAATATTACAGTTGAAGATATGACTAAGATCAATGATGAGCTGAGTGTCAATCTATCATCCAAGGCAGAAGAGTGCACTACCCTTGAAGAGAAATTGGAGATATTGAAGATTGAATTGGAAGAGATACAGAAGATGAATTTACAAGAAGAAACTACACCATCTCCTTCAATTACTATCTTAAAATCCAAGGGTAAAGAAATTATGATTCAATCAGTTGAAGCAAATACTCCATCATCGagcaaagaaaatgaaaatgtgttagataagattttgagttttcaaagaGCTCTACATATGAAGACTGGCTTTGGATATGTAGCACAAGGATCTTCTGAAGTAGTGGAGACTAAAGGCAAAGGAACTGCAGAAATTTCAATGAGGTTTATCAAGGAGAAACAGAGGAGCTCACAAATATTTTACAACGATGGATTTGCTTCAGTTGACTATCAGAGACACAGAGGTTCTTGGCAGAGACAGAGCTTTAAAGGTTACTATTATGGGTGTAACTATTATGGACACAGGGTGGCAGATTGCAAAAGACAGACCAAGCCTATAGTACTGACTAGCAAGAACATGTTTGCTCTATTGTCGGAGAAAAGT AGACAAAGAGAACTTATTACTGTGGCAAATAAGGCAGTAtgggttgagaagaaaaagaaagcaggAAGCAAGTCATTAATTGTTCAAACAACCTTCAAAGCTCATAGCAAGCCGTCACCGTGGGTTcttgacagtggatgctccactcATATGACAGGTGATAAGGGAAAGTTTCTGAGTTTGGATTCAACTGAGAGTGGATCTGTCAAGTTTGGAAACAATGATGGTGCAAAGATAGAAAGCAGAGGCATAGTTAAGTTGGATAGAGGAAAGATCAAGTCAAACAATGTCCTATATGTTAGTGGTCTGATGCACAACTTGCTCAGTGTGAGTCAAATTTATGATAATGGTAATGAGGTTTTGTTCACCAAGGAAGGCTATgtaatcaagaaaataaaaaatggaaagattGTGGCACAAAGGACAAGAACTACAGGAAACTTATACACTCTGTTAGAAGCAAATGAAGATAGATGCATGATGGGACAGGAAGATGAATGTTGGTTATGGCATAGAAGGATTGGGCATATCAGCTTCAAGAACTTAGCTAAATTGAGCAAAAAGAAGGCAGTCAGAGATCTTCCAAAGATCAAGTCTCCAACAAATCATATTTGTGCACCATGTCAAAAGGGAAAACAGACTAGGGCCACATACAAGTCAAAGAAGCATTATTCAAGTAAACTATTGGACTTGATTCATACAGATCTTTGTGGACCGATGAGAACAGAGGCAATTGGTGGAGAGAGGTACTTTATCCTATTCATAGATGAGTACTCCAGGATGACTTGTGTTATGTTCCTTGAAGACAAGACTGAAGCCTTAGACTGtttcaagatcttcaagaagaag ATAGAACCAGCAGAGCAGACTCCTGAGGACTTTTATGATGATGCAACTGTAGATGATGAAGTTCAAAATCATATTGATGATGAGGATATAGATGCTCATGAGGCTGACATAGTGACAGAAAAAGATGTAGGACCCAGTTTTGAAAAGTAG
- the LOC122092433 gene encoding phospholipase D alpha 1-like codes for MAKILIHGTLHVTIFEVDKLHLGGGPNFICKLVGKIENCIGFGDGSSRVYATIDIGKATVGQTRMLECEHVNPRWFESFHIYCAHMASNIVFTVKDDNPIGATVIGRAYVPVEEIIGGEEIDRWVEIFYEYNKPIYGNSKIHVKLQYFPVTKELNWSRGIKNQKFPGVPYTFFSQRQGCRVTLYQDAHIPNNFIPKITLSGGKYYEPNRCWEDIFDAISNAKHLIYIAGWSVYTKISLVRDMSRPKSGGHSTLGELLKSNMSRPKYGGDITLGELLKRKASEGVRVLLLVWDDRTSIDLIKNDGLMDTHDTETEDYFRGSDVHCVLCGRDPDVGDSLVQGFEISTMFTHHQKIVVVDCEMPKRRSSERRRRIVSFVGGIDLCNGRYDTPFHSLFRTLNTAHHDDFHQPSFKGSSIHKGGPREPWHDIHCRLEGPIAWDVLYNFEQRWWKQGGKNILLQLQDLEDIIITPSPVMFTEDHETWNVQLFRSIDGGAAFGFPATPKDAARAGLVSGKNNIIDRSIQDAYINAIRRAKNFIYIENQYFLGSSFSWKPEHDIKVEDIGASHLIPKEISLKIVSKIEAGERFVAYIVVPMWPEGIPESDLVQPILDWQRRTMEMMYTDITQALHAKGLFEADPREYLTFFCLGNREMKRYNGEYEPPQKPEKGSFYSKAQEARRFMIYVHAKMMIVDDEYIIIGSANLNQRSMDGGRDSEIAMGAYQPHHLTTKQPARGQIHGFRMSLWYEHLGMLDNDLLHPESSECVQKVNQIADKYWDLYSKESSLDHDLPGHLLRYPIQVTSNGEVTTLPGFDHFPDTEARILGTKSGLIPSILTT; via the coding sequence ATGGCTAAAATTTTGATCCATGGAACACTTCATGTCACCATTTTTGAGGTGGATAAGCTGCACTTGGGAGGTGGCCCAAACTTCATTTGCAAGCTTGTGGgaaagatagagaattgtattGGATTCGGCGACGGTTCTAGCAGAGTATATGCAACAATTGATATAGGAAAAGCTACAGTTGGCCAGACGCGAATGCTGGAATGCGAGCATGTCAATCCTCGATGGTTCGAATCTTTTCACATTTATTGTGCTCATATGGCTTCCAATATAGTTTTTACTGTTAAAGATGATAATCCCATTGGAGCAACAGTAATAGGAAGGGCTTATGTACCTGTTGAGGAAATCATTGGTGGGGAAGAAATAGATAGATGGGTGGAGATCTTCTATGAATATAATAAACCTATTTATGGAAATTCAAAGATCCATGTAAAGCTACAATATTTTCCTGTTACTAAGGAACTCAATTGGTCTAGAGGGATTAAAAATCAGAAATTCCCTGGTGTCCCTTACACATTCTTCTCACAAAGGCAAGGATGCAGAGTTACTCTTTATCAAGATGCACATATCCCAAACAACTTCATCCCCAAAATTACTCTTTCAGGTGGCAAGTACTATGAACCCAATAGATGCTGGGAAGATATTTTTGATGCTATATCTAATGCAAAACATTTGATTTATATAGCTGGGTGGTCTGTATATACTAAGATTTCCTTAGTAAGGGACATGAGCAGGCCAAAGTCTGGAGGACACAGTACTCTTGGGGAGCTTTTGAAGAGTAACATGAGCAGGCCAAAGTATGGAGGAGACATTACTCTTGGGGAGCTTCTCAAGAGGAAGGCTAGTGAAGGTGTCAGGGTTCTTTTGCTTGTTTGGGATGACAGAACCTCAATTGATTTgataaagaatgatggtttaaTGGATACCCATGATACAGAAACTGAAGATTATTTTCGAGGCAGTGATGTTCACTGTGTTTTGTGCGGTCGTGATCCTGATGTTGGGGATAGCTTGGTTCAGGGATTTGAGATTTCTACAATGTTTactcatcaccaaaagattgtggTTGTTGACTGTGAGATGCCTAAGAGAAGATCATCGGAGCGGAGGAGAAGGATTGTAAGCTTTGTTGGTGGAATTGATCTTTGTAATGGGAGATATGATACACCCTTCCATTCCCTTTTCAGGACCTTGAACACAGCTCACCATGATGATTTTCATCAGCCTAGTTTCAAAGGTTCTTCAATCCATAAAGGTGGTCCAAGAGAGCCCTGGCATGATATCCATTGCCGTCTAGAAGGACCCATAGCTTGGGATGTTCTATACAATTTTGAGCAGAGATGGTGGAAGCAAGGTGGGAAAAACATTCTTCTTCAGCTCCAGGATCTTGAAGACATTATTATAACCCCATCTCCAGTTATGTTCACAGAGGATCATGAAACATGGAATGTTCAGTTATTTAGATCCATTGATGGAGGAGCTGCTTTTGGTTTTCCTGCAACACCAAAGGATGCAGCCAGAGCAGGACTGGTAAGTGGAAAGAACAACATAATCGATCGAAGTATTCAGGATGCCTACATAAACGCCATTCGAAGAGCAAAGAATTTCATCTACATTGAAAATCAATATTTCTTAGGAAGCTCATTCTCTTGGAAACCAGAGCATGACATCAAGGTTGAAGATATCGGTGCCTCGCATCTCATTCCAAAAGAGATCTCATTAAAGATTGTGAGTAAGATTGAAGCAGGGGAGAGGTTTGTGGCCTATATTGTGGTCCCTATGTGGCCAGAAGGTATTCCAGAGAGTGATCTTGTCCAGCCAATTTTAGATTGGCAGAGGAGGACAATGGAAATGATGTACACTGATATCACTCAGGCCCTCCATGCTAAGGGACTATTTGAGGCAGACCCAAGGGAGTACTTGACATTCTTTTGCCTTGGCAATAGAGAGATGAAGAGGTATAATGGTGAATATGAACCTCCTCAGAAACCAGAGAAAGGTAGTTTTTATAGTAAAGCACAAGAAGCGCGCCGCTTCATGATTTATGTTCATGCAAAGATGATGATAGTGGATGATGAATACATTATAATTGGATCTGCAAATCTCAATCAGAGGTCAATGGATGGTGGTAGGGACTCTGAGATCGCGATGGGAGCATATCAACCACATCACCTAACAACCAAGCAACCTGCAAGAGGTCAGATCCATGGCTTTCGGATGTCATTGTGGTATGAGCATCTTGGAATGCTTGACAATGACTTACTCCATCCTGAGAGTTCAGAATGTGTTCAGAAGGTTAACCAAATCGCTGATAAGTACTGGGATCTTTACTCTAAAGAGTCTTCTCTAGACCATGACCTGCCAGGCCACTTGCTTAGGTACCCAATTCAAGTCACTAGCAATGGAGAAGTCACCACACTTCCAGGGTTTGATCATTTTCCAGATACTGAAGCTCGCATTCTTGGTACGAAATCTGGATTAATTCCCTCAATTCTCACTACATAA
- the LOC122091041 gene encoding tryptophan aminotransferase-related protein 3-like has protein sequence MVRFNYPLCLPFSLFLNLLFLSSFIHRQLQLSWSQKSAEEAEQVAAIPCSGHGHAYLDGVTDQGKPICECNSCYSGSDCSEFLPHCFADAVEGDPLYLEPFWIEHATSSAVMVPGWHRMSYTMPNQSIISAELEKYIRRLHVVVGNAISEGKFIVFGVGSSQLLHAALYALAKSSRSPEPTNVVASAPYYMLYKDQTEIFNSKDFEWKGDASLWKNMSNNNSSKNFIEFVTSPNNPDGQLQHSILQGSSVKTIYDHAYYWPHYSAIPAPANEDLMIFTLSKVTGHAGSRFGWALIKDEDVYQRMAGYVDINTMGVSRDTQLRALELLKVILEDGGRAFFDFGYKTLKQRWRRLSQTITSSKHFSLQNLSSQYCTYFQTDHEPSPAYAWLKCEREEDWDCYAVLKNAGIIGRRGSNFGAEDHYVRLSLLKSSDDLNLLMQRLDDLVFKVIAKVI, from the exons ATGGTTCGCTTCAACTATCCTCTCTGCCTCcccttctccctttttctcaATCTCTTATTCCTCAGTAGCTTCATTCATCGTCAGCTACAGCTTAGTTGGAGTCAAAAATCAGCTGAAGAGGCTGAACAGGTTGCAGCTATACCTTGCTCTGGCCATGGACATGCCTACCTGGATGGAGTTACTGATCAAGGGAAGCCCATCTGTGAATGTAATTCATGTTACAGTGGCTCAGATTGTTCCGAATTCTTGCCTCACTGCTTCGCCGACGCAGTTGA GGGAGATCCTCTGTACTTGGAGCCATTCTGGATAGAACATGCAACAAGTAGTGCAGTAATGGTCCCAGGATGGCACAGGATGAGTTACACAATGCCTAATCAATCAATAATCTCAGCCGAGCTTGAAAAATATATTCGACGATTACATGTTGTTGTCGGAAATGCGATTTCTGAAGGAAAGTTCATTGTGTTTGGTGTTGGATCAAGCCAATTGCTTCATGCAGCTCTGTATGCTCTTGCCAAAAGCAGCAGATCACCGGAACCCACTAATGTCGTAGCATCTGCTCCTTATTACATG TTGTATAAAGATCAGACAGAGATATTCAATTCTAAGGACTTTGAATGGAAAGGAGATGCATCTCTATGGAAGAACATGTCTAATAATAATTCTTCCAAGAACTTCATTGAATTTGTAACTTCACCCAATAACCCTGATGGTCAATTACAACATTCCATCTTACAAGGCTCATCTGTGAAAACAATATATGACCATGCTTATTACTGGCCTCATTATTCAGCAATCCCTGCTCCTGCAAATGAAGATCTTATGATCTTCACACTCTCGAAGGTTACCGGTCATGCTGGCAGCAGATTTGG GTGGGCACTCATAAAAGATGAAGATGTATATCAAAGAATGGCAGGATATGTAGACATCAATACCATGGGTGTTTCTCGTGATACCCAATTAAGAGCTCTAGAATTACTGAAGGTGATCCTAGAGGATGGAGGAagggctttctttgattttggATACAAAACATTGAAGCAGAGATGGAGAAGGCTTAGTCAGACAATCACTTCATCAAAGCATTTCTCCCTTCAGAACCTTTCATCTCAGTACTGCACTTACTTTCAAACTGACCATGAGCCTTCTCCAG CATATGCCTGGTTGAAGTGTGAGAGGGAGGAGGACTGGGATTGTTATGCTGTTCTTAAGAACGCGGGTATCATCGGTCGTCGAGGTAGCAATTTCGGTGCTGAAGATCATTATGTTCGTCTAAGCCTCCTCAAGAGCAGTGATGACTTGAACTTGTTAATGCAAAGATTAGATGATTTAGTCTTCAAGGTGATTGCCAAAGTTATATGA